One segment of Panicum virgatum strain AP13 chromosome 3K, P.virgatum_v5, whole genome shotgun sequence DNA contains the following:
- the LOC120700803 gene encoding uncharacterized protein LOC120700803, translating into MEALGLLDDTISGRATAKKMVFEPIEILEVSAIAEVKKMVEDCMQPLPMPDSGLNLPLKEESEKFEAKQIKDAIDNHLSPETKKELRTKRTATRTHFMTRKKLAAESPKAACHLPPLAPKKDNGKKTSDKMQLPQEVKGSNELKQNSKSPQSNENQKDEASATSSTAARINVYTRKPRKISTEMEKLVEASANDRTLGVH; encoded by the exons ATGGAAGCATTAGGGCTACTTGATGATACAATATCAGGTCGTGCGACTGCAAAGAAAATGGTTTTTGAACCGATAGAGATTTTAGAAGTGAGTGCAATAGCGGAGGTGAAGAAAATGGTTGAGGATTGCATGCAGCCACTACCTATGCCGGACTCCGGATTAAATCTGCCACTCAAAGAAGAATCTGAGAAGTTCGAGGCTAAACAAATCAAAGATGCCATCGACAACCACCTTTCTcctgaaacaaaaaaagaatTGAGGACCAAGAGAACTGCTACAAGGACACATTTTATGACTAGAAAGAAGTTGGCTGCTGAAAGTCCGAAGGCTGCATGCCACTTGCCTCCACTTGCACCCAAAAAGGATAATGGAAAGAAAACTTCAGACAAAATGCAGCTCCCCCAAGAAGTAAAGGGTTCAAACGAACTCAAACAAAACAGCAAAAGCCCACAG aGCAATGAAAATCAAAAAGATGAAGCATCTGCAACATCATCAACAGCAGCAAGGATAAATGTTTACACCAGGAAGCCAAGGAAAATTTCAactgaaatggaaaagctaGTAGAAGcctct GCAAACGATCGAACACTTGGCGTGCACTga
- the LOC120700804 gene encoding uncharacterized protein LOC120700804, whose amino-acid sequence MPDQDVENKRRKKSIIMGDEVKQKSKGKEVMDECHTIKKQPNKILYLDALDTGDIVDQTAKVRASVWTRSLVTRITTMDKVSSTEFGKLRLKAKYQMNSPNMLIQPERIDEFVNSNMPAESVTMYRNTFKQAISEFSLAINEAVVNLTFKLSQGGKQPTISTGAPARAQSTRAAAAEKQSSSAATKDEDAEFEDKSDTPSGGISSTLRSLKTSPLLIVSADPKENKMMGERVRKVVVRNWKIMPIQILATIGEKMGEKIGKMSLLLVGI is encoded by the exons ATGCCGGATCAAGATGTGGAAAACAAGAGGCGCAAGAAAAGCATCATCATGGGCGATGAAGTAAAGCAGAAATCAAAAGGAAAAGAGGTGATGGATGAATGCCACACAATCAAGAAGCAACCAAATAAG ATTTTGTATTTGGATGCCCTCGACACTGGTGATATTGTAGATCAAACTGCAAAAGTAAGAGCTTCTGTTTGGACACGAAGCTTGGTTACCAGAATCACTACAATGGACAAGGTATCCAGCACTGAATTCGGGAAGTTACGT ctcAAAGCTAAGTACCAAATGAACTCCCCCAACATGCTCATACAACCAGAAAGGATTGATGAGTTTGTCAACTCCAACATGCCCGCTGAATCAGTCACCATG TATAGGAACACCTTCAAGCAAGCCATCAGCGAGTTCAGCTTGGCCATCAATGAAGCAGTGGTAAATCTTACCTTCAAACTGTCTCAAGGCGGCAAGCAGCCAACGATCAGCACAGGTGCACCAGCAAGAGCACAGAGCACACGTGCAGCTGCGGCAGAAAAACAGAGCAGCTCGGCAGCAACAAAAGACGAAGATGCTGAGTTCGAAGATAAAAGTGACACACCCTCCGGGGGGATCTCGAGTACGCTGAGGAGTCTGAAGACGAGCCCATTGTTAATTGTGAGCGCAGATCCAAAAGAAAACAAGATGATGGGGGAAAGGGTCAGGAAAGTAGTAGTGAGGAATTGGAAGATTATGCCGATTCAGATTCTGGCAACGATCGGGGAGAAGATGGGGGAGAAGATCGGGAAGATGAGCCTATTGTTAGTAG gGATATAA